The following is a genomic window from Myxocyprinus asiaticus isolate MX2 ecotype Aquarium Trade chromosome 38, UBuf_Myxa_2, whole genome shotgun sequence.
tttattttttattagtatatTACACAAAAGAAACAGCACTGCATTGGTAATGCAAATTGAGtaaaaagagaagagaaggggAAAGTATACACACAAGTAAACAAAATAAATCTCAATCAGTAAGAAAAATAAGATCATAGAAATGTGTTATTCTTATTGTTATTTATGAGTTTAAGAGTTTACAATGTGGGAAATTTCAGCAGGAGAGCTCAGTGTCTGGGTGTCCCACACATCTgaaatgacaaaacattttaaaatgcaggTTTGTTTAAAAGCGTGATTTCCTCTTTtacaaacccttttttttttttttttttttttgttgctattttgcTATTTCAGGGTAATTTCAAAGATAATTGTTGAAGGGgtaagtttacccaaaaatgtaaattctttcatcatttacatcATTTCATCACCAAACCTGTActtacttttttctgtggaacacaagaggagacattttgaagaattttgacCCTGACagtgaatgaggactgaggctgctgcctaacatctccttttatggttcacagaagaaagaaattcatatgggtttggaacaacacgtgGGAAATGGGTGAACTAACTTAATTCATCAGCTCTGCTTTTAGCTCTTCTGAAAGGAAGGCTTTTTAGACCTCCACATTTATGTTAAGGCACATTTTGTGAGTGACATTGCACTTATGttgttcagaaaaaaacattcaaaatataaatatgtcaaaatgttgttttgtgtCTCTTCCGGGGCATTTAGAAGTGTTAATTTCTCCCCTTTGATTTCTCCATAGAGTTCTGTAATGAAcacattaaaatatatgtttGGATGGCTACTTGTTCTAGGAGGTAAGCGAATCATAAGGATGTTGCTTttcttattaaaacatttttgttattcAATATTGAAATAATATTCTCAATACAATACTGTATTAaactgccttaaaggaatattccaggttcaatacaagttaggttcaagcaacagcatttgtggcataatgttgactaaagggatagttcacccaaaaatttaaatctctcatcatttactcaccctcatgccatcccagatgtatatgactttctttcatctgcagatcacaaacaaagatttttagaatatctctgtcacggtcctgtcactctgtcagtttgAGTTTTTGTCTGAGGGGACCGTGGCATCATCTTCCCAagcctgtcttgtgtttcatttatgtatttgtgtgtctggatcccgacttccctgtctggttcagtttcagtctgtgtcgggtttcagacactcatgctccatgttctgtgtctgtctctcgtgacTGTGGATGCATGTTGCGCTCGCTTTGCGCTGCGCGCCCggtcgtgagctgtcttcatgttgtgctgaggtttggtcacttcggtctgagattttgggtttgtgtgtggccgaactctcgcacaggtgtcctgtcttgtttttgtcgcctgttgcgtgcatcgtgtggcgtttgcctcgcgatgtacgctcaggtttcgtttagtgtgagaatgcgtggcatcgctttgtttggtgttgctacgcattctTTCAACTTGATTTTCAGTTGGCATGGGCGTaaattgccttattgtcttggcgatgtgcgctcatgccattagggtgttttgttgtcatgtgagagcacgtggctttgttttgtttctgtatcgctgtcttatgtcataccccgcctccccagtcgctgccagtgctcctggccacagaggccattccccagtcgctgccagcattcTTGGACACAGAGGCCGTTCGCCAGTCGCAGCCAGCGCTCtcggccacagaggctgttctcCAGTCGCTACCAGCGCTTCTGGCAACGGAGGCCGTTCCActttcactgcctgtgctcacagccacgaaggctgttcACCATCACTGCCAGTGCCTATGACCACGGAGGCTGTTTCCCCGTCACTGccaatgcccacgaccacagaggtcattcccctgtcactgcctatgctcacagccacgaaggctgttcccctgtcactgccagttctcatgatggaggtcattcccctgtcactgccagtgcccacaaccacggaggtcgtttctgtcactgccagtgcccacagccACGGGGGCCGTTCCCCCTTCCCTGCCAGttctcatggccacggaggctgttccccagtctctgccagttctcatggccacggaggccattccccagtctttGCCAGCATTCACAGCCACTCAGGCCGTTCCCTTGCCATGGCCAGtgcccgagccttccacggctctgcctccTGAGCCGCaccctcctgaaccctgtccagcggcCACCGCCAAGTACTGTTccacctctgccctgaggcctcctcccaggctgccagaccctgcctccaccctgaggcctcctcccaggtcGCCAGACCCTGCCGCTGCcttgaggcctcctcccaggccgccagaccctgGCTCTGCCCTGAGGTCTACCCCCAGGCCGCCGGACCCCGCCCCTTTCCTTAAGTTCCTTAAGttccctccctggtttccctcccttccctccctttctgtcGTTTTTATGTTAGTACTCGTTTTGTCTCTCTTGTGTATTGTTTGTTGTTCCTGTTTTGGGACGCCAGGAggctgtcacggtcctgtcactctgtcagtctgggtttttgtctgacaggaccatggcatcattgtcccatgtctgtcttgtgttttgttatatgtctttgtgtgagcgcatggtttcggttgtattccctgccgtgcgctcttcggtctgtctttttttcatgtctggagcatggcgtctgggtcctgacttcctgtctggttcggtttcggtctgtgtcgggatctggacactcatgctccatgtctgtctgttactgacgtgagtgcatcgcgcttatgtcatcttggtagCATGCACTTGCAttaatagtttatgtctgtctcttgcgaacacgggtgcgcctcgCTTTGCGCTCGTGTTGCGCTGCATGCCTGGGCCGcgagctgtcttgtgtttcatgtccggagcatggtgtctggatcccgacttccctgtctggttcagtttcagtCTGTGTGGGGgttcggacactcatgctccatgttctgtgtaTGTCTCTCGTGACCGCAGATGTGCGGTGAGCTCACTTTGCGCTGCCCGCCCTGGTCGCGagttgtcttcatgttgtgctgaggtacGGTCACTTCAGCCACTTCAgagatttcgggtttgtgtgtggccgaaatctcgcacaggtgtcttgtcttgtttttgtcgcctgttgcgtgcatgttGTGGCGTTTGCcttgcgatgtacgctcaggtttcgcataatgtgagaatgcgtggcatcactttgtttgccgttgctacgcattctcttgtcttgtttgttggttggaatgggcgtatattgccttattgtcttgccgATATactctcatgccattcgggtgttttgttgtcttgtgagagcacatggctttgttttgtttctgtatcgccacgtgcctctctgtcttacgtcataccccacctccttgtttgcccattattagtttattagtcacacctgccctgttttgttaacctgttaatttctctccctatttattctcctcatgtttgctgtccagtgccacttcgtcttgtttccagtcttgtgtgttcaGTCTTCCCTGTTGGTCTTGTTTTCCCTACCTGGTTCCTGTTTTGGTCCAGTCGATCCTgtttccctctgccccagcctggattaccctTTTCCCCCTTCTGGGTAGTTTATGTCTgcttttcccccttgtgggagttttatttattttattttattttattgtttttataaaaaaaaatcccctttttatctctgcttttgggtcctgcctctgcattccTTGacaatctcagctctgtagtgaccagacctttgaagctccaaaaaaacataaaggcaggataaaagtaacccataaaactacagtggtttaatcaatgtcttctaaagcaagataaatattttgggtgagaacaggacataatataactcctttttcacaaaaaatcacataaagacagcataaaagtaatccatacaactccagtggtttaatatactgtatgtctcctGAAGTGACGCAGTCACattgaatgagaaacagatcaatatttaaatccttttttttactataaatctccagtgaaagtggagatttatagtaataaaggacttaaatgttgatctgtttctcacctacacctaacatatagcttctgaagatatggatttaaccactggagtcttatggattacttatatgctgcctttatgtgagttttggagcttcaaaggtctggtcacaattcacttgcattgtatggacctacagagcagagatattcctctaaaaatcttcatttgtgttcagcagaagaaagtcatacacatctgggatggtatgagggtgagtaaatgattagataatttaaatttttgtgtgaactacccctttaacagaaaaatgtattttgacttgtccctccttttctttaaaaagaaaaataagaaaaaatttgATGTAACCATGAGGCACTTACTGGAAGTTAAAggtgccaatttttggaggggctaaaggcagaaatgtaaagcttattattttataaaagcactttttgtggtaatgaacattatgctacagatgctgttgattgagcattgaacttgtattgaacccagaatattcctttaattttgtttaaatgtaacttaaattAGCTGAACTCTGTCTTCATAATTTGTTGTGCAAAGAATTGCGCAAAGTACAAATGACAAAGACAAAAATGATGGTCCTCGTTATTTTACATCTTCAGTTCTGATGAGCCCAGTCTTGTGTCAGGATGAGGAGACCATAATTACAGTATGTCAAGAGGAAGATAATGACCTCAGAGTGGACTGCCTCCTGGAGCCCAAAGCCAACTACCACACAGACTATGAGTTTTCCATGTCCAAAGGCTCAAAGGAGACCATCATAAACACCAACATCTCTGGCATCATGCCTGACCCCAAGTTTAGACACAATACATTTGTAACAGAACTTGAACCATACGGATTCAGGCTGATCATGATGAGCTTCACCATTACTGAGAATACAACCTTCATTTGTAAAGTAACCAAGATCCAGAAAACACTGTCTGTTGAATTAGGTACAACAGCTGAGATAATTTTCTATGGTCTCACTATGTAAAAGTAATAAACTCTTTTCTCTGCCTAAACTTGAACTTGTCTTTGCCTTCCAGATACCATCCAGCCCTGCTCTGCCATCAGCTTGTTTCTGTTGGGTTATCATTGGCTCAGTCTTTTGGTTCCTTTGTGCATCGTTCAGCTATGGGAAGGCTTCTAAGAAATATTCAGTGACAGGGTGTACAAAATAGTAATTTCGCTTAATAAAGCAAAATGTATTTCTGTAGATTTCTCAGCATATTTGTGTTTTCTTGAATCTACTGGCACTAGCTTTACTGCAAAGTAAGTACTGCTTGCTGCCTCTATGAAGGTATTGTTTACTTTGTCTTTTTACGTGTCAAGCCAAAGCACAACTCACAACATGTTGTGTGTGTACTGTAATGAGTTAAAGGATTTGTAATGTACTTGACTGCTTTTAAGGAGTGTCTGTCAGCATTGTTGTAGGAGAAAGTTAGCTCAATCAGTGGTGTGACTTTGTAGTAGAGTTAGCAAATAACTTCCCCAGAGAATAATGATAAAATGACAGTACAGTTGCTATCTAATAGCCTCATGAAATAACATGCTTTCAATGAAATGCACCAACTGACTTTAGAGTTCAGGCACTTTTTCTGTATTTAAACATTAATTAgtaatttatgttgttgttgtttcatcACATTTACAGAAGTAACTCAGTTTGTTAAGAATCTACTTTCATACACTGCaataatgcatttaattttaTAATCGCAACTATATTATATTGTGTTGTAAATGCAGTATTAATAATGTATCATATAGCTGAGCTTCAGCAATGGAATTTTCACATCCTGTctgtttacaaataaaatatgatGTATCACTGAGTTTTTCTTATCTTTTGTCAAATTAACTTGCATACATTTAACAGGTATCGTCTAAATTTGTTGGTATCTGTGTGCAGAGTCAGGCCTTGGCGTCACTGGGAATGTGTTTAAGAAATGAAAGTGAAAGCAGCTTCCCCAAGTCAAATGTGTGCTTTTAAGTGAGATTAGTCGGCCCATAACGCACTGAGGAATGCAAACCAAGGTATAAGAAGTGACGGTGTCTCTCTCAAACAAGTCCTTAAGACAAACAAGGTTAGTAAACGTTAGGTTTTTCAACGACAAAACAGCCTACGTGGTGAAAGGTTGATCTCGGGAaactgtctttgtttttgttttttaacctgTCTAAAATGGAGACGCTTCTCGCAAGGAATTTAGATACGTACAAAACTATTAACGTCTCGTCTTCTGAGGAACTGCGCattataaatgttaaattaaaaatgaaaaaagtggtTCCTTCCAAATAACCCGATGAGAATAGTAGCATGTTAGAGTTAAATTCCAGCAATGGTGTGTTATGttatttaggggttcaagccccttTTTGTTAGGATTTTTAGGAGTCCAAGCACGAAGTGCTGCAAAAATATtccaaaggaattttgaaattttgatttCTCGTCAAATGGTACGCCAAACTGTATTTAGTGGGCGTGGCCCTTTACTAAaattgttataacttttgaatggattgagatattatcaccaaattttatACACTTACGTATGAAGCCATTCTGAGGACATGCAAAAATGCACACCTCTGCCTcctggtggcgctataataattaaaaaaattaaaaatggcaataaCTTTGGTTGGTCCGATCGACTTcacattttgcatgcagtgtctttgacCAAGGTGCCATCTAGGTGAACGAGGACAGttacatatctttaaaaacatggccgccatcgaccaatcagctttcagcagctattaTATAGTGTTAAATATGGCAGGTCCGAACTAAACTgggtaggcctatttgtctcttggcccaagatgtctgtgtaaaatgtgaaaaaaattggcCACGAGAGGCATACCGCGTTTTACGTGCATGTAAATCATTGTAAATACTGCTGTGCTTCACAAGAAACACGTTATTCATACCATATtgtagatctcctcattctgaacaactttgctgTAAGTACCATTGGTGTGAAacaaaatgttcaataaatacttgaggttattttaaaagataactttttcgaactagtcctaggtgttcgcccgattggaaccaaaccagtgcagaatgattctctggagtcccaaaatgaaaagttatcaatGGAATTTTGATATTCAAATTTAGCGTCAAACGGTGCACCAAAATGTTTGTAATGgctgtggccacttttactaaaatggttgtaactcttgaacagaatcagatattgccaccaaatttggtacacatattTATGGAGTCATTCTAATGACACATAAAAACAATTGTGCATTCTCCACCTCTGGTGGCGCTATAATAGTAAAGCGCATTAAAATGAATCTAACTATGGAACGGTTGGGCCGATCGACtttaaattttgcatgcagtgtctatGTCTAAGGGGCCATCAAGGTCTGTTAGGACAGTCACataccttgaaaaacatggccgccatcaacaaaatcatcttttagcaGCTATATTAACTAGTCCGTTCACCCAATCGGAACCAAACAAGTGCAGAAAGTttctctggagtcccattattaataattatcaaaaaagtttTAACTTTCGATTCAACATCGCAAAGCTACACCAAAATGTAAGCAGTGGGagtggccacttttacttaaacagtTATAGCTCTTGgacggaatgagatattatcacaAAATTTGAGACACTTATTTaaggggtcattctgaggacacatgaaaaaaatggcataccgATGCTGCTTGgaatgaataattttatttaatttaaatttttatattttatatttatattaaattaaattacatttaataatttaattgtgtttaataaaagtttaacaaacaaaatagtattaaataACGTAAGATTCAGGCATATTGGTCAGTTAGCTTGTGCGAAAATAGCTCCAAAAGAAGTGaaagcatcaagcacaactcAGTCTCTTCACTGCTCAGGTTTGAACTAGTATGGGGCATTTTCCctgccatttttaaataaattaatgcagtgatagaaatgaaaatgaaaacctcATTAACCAGTTCATTTCCACAAAGTGTcttcaaaatcaaattaaatgaatcaattttcactttcatttttgcaGTGACAATGCATTGTCCCTGtcaaattaaaactaaaatatctGACATTCCATACACTGCAATCTTGAGGCAAGACAGCCAGTATTAAAATGAAAAGGAAAGTTTGAAAAAAGAAATTGATCcttcaacccgatc
Proteins encoded in this region:
- the LOC127429109 gene encoding thy-1 membrane glycoprotein-like translates to MNTLKYMFGWLLVLGVLMSPVLCQDEETIITVCQEEDNDLRVDCLLEPKANYHTDYEFSMSKGSKETIINTNISGIMPDPKFRHNTFVTELEPYGFRLIMMSFTITENTTFICKVTKIQKTLSVELDTIQPCSAISLFLLGYHWLSLLVPLCIVQLWEGF